The Saprospiraceae bacterium sequence ACCATCCATTTTGTATTTGTTTCTGAAAATATTTGTCAAACATACCTATTTAATGGAAATAAGAGTGGGTTTTCAGCCATGGTCGGTGTGTTTAGTGTTAGAAGTTATACAAGACAAAATGCTGCTTTTTTTGGTGCTGAAGCTACAATTAGTGGATACCTTAGCTTCGGGTTTAGCCGAACCTTTTCAAAATATGATTATGATAACGGATTTAATACTTATAGTTTAAATCTTGCACTTTATAAATCTGAAAAAGTTAATAGAGTATGGACGTATCCTCTAGTTGCATCTTATTCAAAAGTAAATAATAAAGATGTATTTTTAGGTGGCGGCGGCGTTGCATTAAAGAATCAAATCTCCCCGAAAACATCCATCACACCGGTTTTTTTAGTTTTATTTCAAAATCAGTCAAGATATTCAGGAAAAAAGTATTCAAGGGTGTTTGGTTTTGAATTAAATGTGGTGCATCAGAAATTAAGGATTGTACCCGGCATTACCCTTGCAAAAAATAATACATCGATAGCTATCAGTGGTGGATTTGTACTTTGAAATCAATATTTTTACTGCTTTAAATCATGGGTGCATTTCATTTTTTCTCCCCTTTGCTCGATTTCTTATCAAGTTTCGTTTGTTCGTCGTAGCTTCCAGCTACGATGCAATATAGACAGGCATCTTGCCCGAATCGCGAAATAATAAAATGGTGATTTTTGCTGATATCGAGCTCAGAGACCGACTGATTCAAAACGGGAAACTCAGTGATGGGTAAATGGGGAAAACAACAGGCTGGATATAGTAATGCACAACTAAAAAGCTTATACCTAAATATCTAAAATGAGATTCGTAGTGAGAGCTTCAAATACAATCCGCCGCGGCGGAAGCACTTTTAGCGACAAATCATACGGTGTGCAGCTATGCTGTAGTCACCACTACAGCATAGCTGCACACCGTATGGTGCATGAGTGAACGGTGCGACAGCAAAATTGAGTGGGAGCTCAATTTAGTGAAGGAACCATCAGCACACCTGACTGCATGGTCATGTTGTTTCATAGGTCAGAATACAGTATTTGGAGGTTGTAATAGATTATCATTTTAGATTTTTAGGTTATAATTCTATCTTCATTTACCACCCATCTTGTAACATTTATATCCTTCACATTCCCACAGTAAAGTTGTACGCACATCTGCTTCTTTGACATCTGACGGAGCCATATATATATCACCACTCCAAGGTGTTTTGGAAGTTTGGAAATGACATTTTTCTTTTGGAAGAATGGAATACCAGTAAAAAGCGTTTTCGTGGAGTGTGATGTTGTAACTGGCATCAATAATATTTTTGTTAACACAAGCTTGATAGCGCTCTGCCGTACTCCGGACATCATAGTAGTACAAAGAGTCTGGCAACATTCTACTGTTACGCATATGTGTACTGAAAAGTATCAATAAAGCTGCTCCGAAAACTACATATTTGAGGTAATTGGCTTGATTTGCCAAATGTGCCAAAAGCATAGATATTCCAATCCATATCAGAAGGCATAAGGGTGCCAGATTTCTGTAAAACGGCAGTTTCATGGTGACAAAGATGATCAAAACTGTTCCGGCAATCATTCCTGCCATATACATCCACCAGCTTCTGATCTTTACATCTTTATGCAGAAAAATAACTGATATCATCAGTGTAATCATCACTATTGAAATAGCTACAGGAGCTGAGATACCAAACCATTCTTTCAAAAGACCATCCATATAAGGAAACCATTCAGTATTCGATGTAAAATCAACAATACCAGTAGATGTAGAAGCAACATATTTATTGGCAAACAGAGATTTCCAACCCGACAACGTCAATGCAGGAAGATAAAATACCCACACCATGAGTAAGGTGACAAGATTCTGACATATAAAATCTATCAAGCGAGACCGTTCATTTCTTTGCAAAAATAAATATGCCATACCTAAACCACACCATATATACAGAAAGGAAGGCATGATAGCCATACCACTTACAATACTGAAACTCCATAGGTAATGTCCGTATTTTCTTTCTGTTCTAAGTCCGGTTATCGCCAGAGCGGCATACGTGATCAACATACTGTAACCTCTTGCCTGCGTAGCAAAACCCAGGACAGGAAATTGGCTGATGACCAAGACAGTAAGTAAGATGTTTATTATATTGTTTTTGGAAACGGAAGACAATATATAGAATGTACACCACCCCGTAATCATTAATGCAATTAATGAAACGATTCTTCCGGACAGCAGGTAATCATCGGTAATCATCCCTGCAAAGGAATTGAGCAAGTTGAATAATATATGGTTATTGGGTAGGGGATAATACGACAAAGAAAGCCAAGGGGACCGGGCAGCAAGGTGGTACGCTGAGAATACTTCGTCGTAGGCATAAGGACAGTGATGACCATACCACAACCAAACACAAAGACAAAAGAAACCAATAGCAATTTGCCACATACTTACTCTAAGATATAATCTCAAGTTGTTGTCATCATCTCTGATTCTCCACAGATAAGCTGTTGTCAAAGTCATCAATATGGAGAGTATAAGAGAGAGTATATTGCCGGATTTTTTCACATCAGGGGTGAAAATTGAGTTTCTCCAGATATCCATTTGATAAAAGTCGTGCAAATTGCTGGAATACCACAATTTGATGTCTTCCATTCCTGACATAAGATAAATCAAAGTATATATCCATACTATTGCAGTAATAATGGAGAGAAACCATCTGAAAGCCTTAAATGGAGAGATTATCATCGACCAAAAGTAGGGAAATTCTTACTATCCTAAAAATTATGTCTCTGTTTGACCAAAAATATTGTTAAAATAAAAGTGACTTTTTCATAAAGATAATGTCAAAAAATCAATCAATCACCAAATCAAAAACTAAAGTTATGTTACTTCAAGCAACAAATGTAGTCACTGCCCCAATCAACCTAATTACCCAAATCACTAACATAGCGATAGAGTATGCACCTAAATTAGCTGGGGCAGTCGTCGTTTATATTATTGGTTCTTTTCTCATCGGATGGATAGGCAAGGCTGTGAACAAAGGTCTGAATGCCAAAAAAGTTGATCCATCGCTTCAGTCATTTTTATATTCAATGGTCAAAGTATTGCTCACCATCTTACTTCTGTTGACCGTGTTTGGTATGTTGGGTGTAAACCTTACTTCATTCGCAGCCATTCTTGCTGGCTTAGCAGTAGGCGTCGGAGCCGCGCTAAACGGGACACTTGGCAACTTTGCCGGCGGTGTAATGATGTTATTATTTAAACCATTCAAGCTTGGAGATCTGATAGAAGCACAAGGACATGTTGGGAATGTCACAGAACAAGGCATTTTCAATACTTTCCTGCTTTCACCTGAAAATAAAACTGTAATTCTGGCAAATGGTGCGCTATCTACAGGAACCATTGTAAACTATACCACACATGGTAACCTCAGAGTAGATATAAATATGGCTATTGATCCCGGAGTAAGCATTGAGAAAGCCAGAAAAGTAGCCATAGATGCCATGTTAGCCCTTCCTGATGTATTACACACTCCTGCTCCTGAAGTAAGCGTCTTAAAAGTAGGTGACGGAATGACAACACTTGCCATCAGACCATATTGTGCTCAAAAAGATTACTGGACTGTATTTTTTGGAGCTCAGGAAGCTGTAAAAAATGCATTTGACGCACATGGTGTTGATGGACCAATTCCTCACAGAGTGATCATAAATAAATAAAATTTCGATCCTTTTACAAATTATTCAATTACTGGAAAATTTTTATTGGGACGTTATCTCAGGATCTATGTTCAATATTGGATTTAGTTTCACCATCAGAAAATAGAAATATCTAAGTCACGAGTAATGTCAGGTTTCCTCCATCATCCTTAAGGTAAGTCCACCTAAAATTAGGATAATAGAAACCATTAAAATCCACAGCCACCATTTACTTTCAAAGAGGGGAGGAGTTGGAGTGGCTTCATTTATCATTATTTTTTCTTCTTCACCCAATTCCAGCTTTTTCACACTATCAGGCGCAGTAAAATGGGTGATATCGTACATCGGTTTTTGTAATCTTTTATCACCATACAGTAAATAATAGGGTATGCTTTTGTCTTCAAATCTACCTAAAAGAGCATAGTCAGGACCCAATACTTGAATAGAATCTATCTTTATGGCTACGTTATCGTGGTTTTGAATGATAAATCTAAGCTGTTTGGCCCATGTATTATTGAATGAAAAACGATTTTCATCAAGTGAACTCAATGTACCGGTCATTACCGACCCGAAATGATATATCCATGACCCCGAAGCAAGTTTTGAACTATCTCTGAGTACTTTCAACTCAAATGGTCTGTAGAATTCTACCTTCTTGTCAGAATATATGGCTACTTCAGAGACAGGCACATAAGCTGATAAATTGATATCAACTGTGGTGGTTTTATCTTTTTTACTTTCAGTAATTTCAAATTTACTTGACCTATATGATGGCGGAGTTTCTGATTTTTCAGCGGCCAAAACTTTTGCATGATTCAAGGTCGGTTTTCCTTTGGATTTGATAAAAAATCGATAGTACTTATACTTTGATGGAGGAAAAACCACTTTACCAAATTGATAATCGGTCATATTATTTTTGATAGAAAGAATCCTGTAATCATCTACCACAGTAAACCATTCGTTCAGGTCCTGACTACCTTCAAGTTTAATTTTCCAATCATAATTTTGTTCCACAAAAGACAATATGATCTCGTTGATGAGCACTTGTTGAGCCAATTCAAAAGTAAAATAAAATCCATCTGACTTAGTTGCACTATTGATAAGATTAAAAGTTAGCTCTTTGGTCACGACCTTACTGTCCGGAAATTGCCAAACGTATGGTACCTCCAAAGTATCTCCATTTGCCGGTAAGCCATATATCCTTACATCAGACAAATTCTCAGAAATCCTGGCGTACATATCAAGTGGTAAGAC is a genomic window containing:
- a CDS encoding mechanosensitive ion channel family protein, translating into MLLQATNVVTAPINLITQITNIAIEYAPKLAGAVVVYIIGSFLIGWIGKAVNKGLNAKKVDPSLQSFLYSMVKVLLTILLLLTVFGMLGVNLTSFAAILAGLAVGVGAALNGTLGNFAGGVMMLLFKPFKLGDLIEAQGHVGNVTEQGIFNTFLLSPENKTVILANGALSTGTIVNYTTHGNLRVDINMAIDPGVSIEKARKVAIDAMLALPDVLHTPAPEVSVLKVGDGMTTLAIRPYCAQKDYWTVFFGAQEAVKNAFDAHGVDGPIPHRVIINK
- a CDS encoding DUF3999 family protein; the encoded protein is MWKKNKCIVLFFVLFFCPFSYGQIQEYYYKRPLNGVNDRWHKIVLPLDMYARISENLSDVRIYGLPANGDTLEVPYVWQFPDSKVVTKELTFNLINSATKSDGFYFTFELAQQVLINEIILSFVEQNYDWKIKLEGSQDLNEWFTVVDDYRILSIKNNMTDYQFGKVVFPPSKYKYYRFFIKSKGKPTLNHAKVLAAEKSETPPSYRSSKFEITESKKDKTTTVDINLSAYVPVSEVAIYSDKKVEFYRPFELKVLRDSSKLASGSWIYHFGSVMTGTLSSLDENRFSFNNTWAKQLRFIIQNHDNVAIKIDSIQVLGPDYALLGRFEDKSIPYYLLYGDKRLQKPMYDITHFTAPDSVKKLELGEEEKIMINEATPTPPLFESKWWLWILMVSIILILGGLTLRMMEET